Part of the Candidatus Paracaedimonas acanthamoebae genome, TAGTAGTCATACTTGGCGAGGTTCTCTCTGCGCAATACTTCGACGACGGCGCGAGAGAGGCCACACTGAGGCGACTTGGGCGTTCCTTTCATGTAAACCACTACAGGCGATGCCTTGACCTGCTCAGCGATGCGCTCGGCAACTGGCTTTGGAGAAGAGGTGTATTTGCGAATCTGCGCAACGGACATCTGCTTCATGCTCGCCGCGATGCGAGTGGTGGCCAGATAACGGGAGCCGATGGAGGCGACGGATTTCGACGAGGCGAATCTGCGCACAGAGGCGCGCGACGAAGTGGCAACACGGCGCGAAACGGTGCGCACGGCCACCTTGCGAAGGTACGTCTGCAATTGGGCCACAAAGCAAGTTGTCCAGGGTCAGAAAATGAGAGATGCAAATCTTCGTGGAATCCAAGCAATTTGTGCCCTCCATGAGCCTGTTGCGGGTTGTGCGAGAGTCATTAAGAAGGGTGAGAGAGTGTGGCG contains:
- the grxD gene encoding Grx4 family monothiol glutaredoxin, with product MSVAQIRKYTSSPKPVAERIAEQVKASPVVVYMKGTPKSPQCGLSRAVVEVLRRENLAKYDYYNILEDEVLRQGVKDYSNWPTIPQVYIGGEFVGGCDIFLDMHG